ATTAAAGAAGCCTAAATCAATTCCTCCTCTGATCACAATCGGGCTATTATAAGGAGAATTAGTGCCGTCATTGTACAAAAGGTTATACAAGAATATCACATTGAAAGAAGCATTTCTTCCGATGGGTTGAGACATCCCTCCTCCTACAAAAAAGCTATTGAAGCCTTCCCTGGCTGCCTCATTACTCAATGAAGGATTGGTCACCTTGAAGTTAAGGTATTCGTATTCCGTGTAGGCAAAGAACTTTTCGTTGATTTGAAAACGGGTGAACGGGCCAACACCAACGCTATTGATGCGAAAATCCGTTTGAGAAAACCTTGTGTGTTGATAGGTGAATCGCAAACCAGCTGAAAGCCGATCCGTCAATTTATAGCCAGCATAAGGCGAGACACTGTAACTGGTCACATTGGAATTAAGGTTCAAACCAACACCACCACCGACATAAAGTTTATCCGTGATGTTCCATTGTTGGCTGAAAGAAGAAAATGCCAATAAGAAGAATGCTCCGAGGAATAGGATTCGTTTCATCTGAAATTAGGAATTACTTTAAAATGTGGAATGGCCTACAATAATCGTGCAAGTCACTTTATTTCCTCACTCTTCAACGACGATAAAGACGTCCTCGTTCGGTTTTTGCATGAAATATTTCTCTCTGGCAATCTTTTCAAGCAGTTCGTTGTTGTTCAACAAGGCATCCCGATCTTCCTTTACTTCTACGATCTTCTCTTCATAAAAGGACTTAGCTTCTTCTAATTCAGCTTGTTGGGAGCTGAGCTTGACCTGAGAGATGAAATCATTGGAATCAAAAAATACCATCCACACCACAAAAACCAGGGCGGTTAGCACGTAAAAATTTTTCAAATAAGATGGTATGCGATCTAAAATATTTCTCATGCTGCCATAAAGGTAAAAAAAAGAGCCGACTTACGCCGGCTCTCATTTTTTGACGTTTCAATAAGTCTATTTAGAAGGGTAGTGTGCGATCTCGCCCAATTCCTCCTCAATTCTGAGCAATTGATTGTATTTCGCCATACGATCCGATCTTGAAAGTGATCCGGTCTTGATCTGCCCCGCATTCGTAGCAACGGCAATATCAGCAATCGTATTGTCCTCTGTTTCACCAGAACGGTGAGAAACCACA
This DNA window, taken from Cytophagales bacterium, encodes the following:
- a CDS encoding septum formation initiator family protein, giving the protein MRNILDRIPSYLKNFYVLTALVFVVWMVFFDSNDFISQVKLSSQQAELEEAKSFYEEKIVEVKEDRDALLNNNELLEKIAREKYFMQKPNEDVFIVVEE